In Dermacentor variabilis isolate Ectoservices chromosome 11, ASM5094787v1, whole genome shotgun sequence, one genomic interval encodes:
- the LOC142563255 gene encoding juvenile hormone acid O-methyltransferase-like, giving the protein MLDFCQKVFRREPDETQQFLDVGCGIGDLTREELLPRCLPCRRIVAVDVSAVMVEHASQHSHHEKIEFRKLDIASDEDVTEFIDEHGLFDRVYSFHTIIWVRDQAKALKNVARLLKPRGECVLIFHASLLSLDINRNLLKMNRWSKYSHMVEQIAPRTQDMSYDERIEYVSKILAEAGLSPSILELPVCTVFDSFGIESLIDKYASFIPLAAVVSEDEKQQFFTDLAQQTVKMHSPDVDRTQYRIYVIKASKVNK; this is encoded by the exons ATGCTCGACTTTTGCCAGAAGGTGTTCCGGCGCGAACCGGACGAGACGCAGCAGTTCCTGGACGTTGGCTGCGGGATCGGAGACCTGACGCGAGAGGAGCTGCTTCCTCGATGCCTGCCGTGCCGTCGCATCGTCGCCGTCGACGTGTCAGCCGTAATGGTGGAGCACGCCTCTCAACACTCGCATCACGAGAAGATTGAGTTCAGGAAGTTGGACATCGCGAGCGACGAAGACGTGACCGAGTTCATCGACGAGCATGGTCTCTTCGACAGGGTGTACTCGTTCCACACTATCATTTGGGTGCGAGACCAAGCTAAGGCGCTGAAGAATGTAGCCAGGCTTCTGAAGCCTCGAGGCGAGTGTGTTCTGATTTTCCACGCGTCTCTGCTGTCTTTGGACATCAACCGAAACCTTCTTAAAATGAATCGTTGGAGCAAGTATTCTCAC ATGGTCGAGCAGATAGCACCGAGGACGCAGGACATGAGCTACGACGAGCGCATTGAATACGTTTCCAAGATCCTGGCAGAAGCAGGACTCTCACCGAGCATATTGGAGCTTCCGGTGTGCACGGTCTTTGACAGTTTCGGCATCGAAAGCCTGATTG ATAAGTATGCCTCGTTCATCCCGTTGGCAGCAGTTGTCTCAGAAGACGAGAAGCAACAGTTCTTTACAGACCTGGCGCAGCAGACGGTGAAAATGCACTCTCCAGACGTCGACCGCACTCAATACAGGATTTACGTCATCAAGGCGTCGAAAGTGAACAAATAG